A segment of the Candidatus Pelagisphaera phototrophica genome:
TGACTGGTAGCCGCATTTTAGTTTTTGGGGCTCATCCGGACGACATAGAGTTCGGTTGCGGCGCTGTGCTATTGGACGCAGCAGCCCGTGGCGCTAAAATCGATCTAGTAGTGCTCTCTAGAGGCGAAGCGGGATCTCATGGAAATCGATCCATTCGTGAGAAGGAAGCCCTAAAGGCCGCAGAAATGATGGGGGCCGCGCTTCACTTTGCCTCAACTCCAGGGGACACCCGCCTCCAGGCTGACCTTGAAATCAAGCTTCTTGCAGCGAGAGAGATTCGTCGGCTCAAACCAGATTTGGTTTTTGCTCCTACGGGTCATCTGAATCAGCATCCTGACCATCGTGAGACCAGCCACCTCGTTCGGGATGCGAATCGTCTAGCGCGGTACGGGAAGACCCCTGGTCTTGAGAACTGGGAGCCGCATGCAAGCAGGGCTCTTCTGTTTTACGATATTTCGAGTGAGTCTTCGGGAATGGATGGATTAGTGCCCATTCTGGTCGATATTTCCTCCCAGGTGGAAAAGTGGATAGATCTGATGAAATGCCACGAAAGTCAGACTGGGAGTCTAGACTATGTCGACTTGCAACTCTCGCGTGCACGCACCCTAGGCATACAGGCAGGCGTGAACTCCGCGCTCCGTCTATATTCTGAAGGTCCCTTGCTTTGGAGTTCGATTGAGACTGTCCTTTCCGCTTATGGACCTCGATTGTAACTCGCTTTGAGCATGGAGGAACCGCTGAATATCGCCTTGCTTTGCCATCCTACCGTGGGCGGGAGCGGAATTTTGGCTACAGAGCTCGGGCATCGACTAGCGGATCGCGGCCATGAGATCTATGTGATCTCCGAGC
Coding sequences within it:
- a CDS encoding PIG-L deacetylase family protein, with the translated sequence MHTQRGKMTGSRILVFGAHPDDIEFGCGAVLLDAAARGAKIDLVVLSRGEAGSHGNRSIREKEALKAAEMMGAALHFASTPGDTRLQADLEIKLLAAREIRRLKPDLVFAPTGHLNQHPDHRETSHLVRDANRLARYGKTPGLENWEPHASRALLFYDISSESSGMDGLVPILVDISSQVEKWIDLMKCHESQTGSLDYVDLQLSRARTLGIQAGVNSALRLYSEGPLLWSSIETVLSAYGPRL